The following is a genomic window from Gemmatimonadales bacterium.
GCGGTCGCGGTGAGTCACGGCGTGCGCCCGCCCATGGGGGACGCCCCCGGCGCGCGCCGCCTAGCTGAAGGACTGCACCTCCTGGTCGGATGCGCGGTCGGAGGCACGCTGTTCCTCGGAGGCTACTCGGGCCCGTTCCTCTCCGGACCCGTCTGGCTGCTCGCGAAGGCCGGCGCTCTCATGCTCGCGGTGCTGGCGCTGAGCCGCCGGCTTAGCGGACTGCCGGACGAGCGGCGGCGGGGCCTGGCCTGGCGCGTGCTGGCCCCGGCCGCGCTGCTCAACCTGATCGCCACGTTCGTCGCGGTCGGTCGGCCCCGGTGAACTGGGCCGGCTTCGGGTTCGGCGCGTCTGCGACCATCGCGGTGCTCGGCGCGGCCGTGGTAGCCCTGGCGCGCGGCGCCGCGCCCGCGATCGCGGGCTTCGCCCTCTCGATGCTCGGAGTAGCGGGCGTCTGCCTGACGCTGGGCGACGACTTCCTGGCCATCCTCATCGTCCTCGTCATGTCGGCGGCGCTGCCGGCAGGACTGCTCGCGGCCGCGAAGATCGCCCCCGCCGCCGCGCGGCCGCCGCGCCGGTCCCGCGTCTCCGTCGCGATCGTCATCGGCCTCGCGGCGTTCGCCGGGCTGACGGCGCTCGTACTCGGCACCGAATGGCCGCCCGCGGGTGGCCAGCGGGAGACGGCCGCGGTCTGGGTCGGCTGGGGGCTGCTCACCGACTCGGTCGCGGCCTTGGAGCTCGTCGGGGCGCTGCTCGCCGTCGCCGCCATCGCGGCACTGGTCCTCGCGAGGGCGGCTACGGGGCCGCGAGAAGAAGTGGAGGATCGGTCGCCGAGACCCTGACCTACACGCTGGTGGCGGCCGCGGCTGTCTTCTCGCTCGGCCTGGGCTCGCTGATCTGCCGGCGCAGCTTGCTGGGAGCGCTCCTCGCGTTCGAGCTGATGCTGGCCGCCGCGATCCTGACGACGGCCGCCACGACCACTCTCTCGGGATCGCAGAGCGCGCTGGGCCAGGTGGTAGCGGTCGTGCTCGTCGGGGCGGGCGCGGCGGTCGGCGTGCTCGTGATCGGCGCTCATCTGGCGAGCGCGGCCGGCGCGGCCGGTGGGGCCGGGGGGGGCGGCGGCGCGGGTCGGGTGGGCGGAGCGCCGAAGGCGTGAGCCGGCTGGTCGCGCTCGCGCCGGAGTTGGCGCTCGTCTGGACCTCCGTCACGTTGTTCGCCATGATGCCGGGCCGGAGGCGGCGCGCTTCGGGTGTCGTGCTCGTCGGCGGCGGGATCGCGGCGCTTGCGGCCGCGATAGGCACCATCGGCGTGAGCGACGAGTTCCTCTATCTCGCGTACCGGGTCGATGCCTACTCCCAGGCCGCGAAGGGGATAGTCATCGCCGGCCTGGTGCTCGCAGGCACCACCCGCGGCGCGACGGGGCACCCCGAGCCGGCCGCGGAGGACCAGTTCTTCCTGGTGGTCGCGGCGATGGGTCTCGTCGTCGCCGCCAGCCTGGTCGATGTGCTCGCGCTCTTCCTAGCCCTGGAGATCACGTCAGTAGCGATGATCGCGCTCGCCGGGCTAGGCAGCCTCGCCGACGGGCATCGCGGCTGGGGGCGGCTGACCAGCACGAGCCTCACGCCGTCGGCGCTCGGCGCGCTCGGCCTCGCGCTGCTCGTCGGAGCGACGGGGGCCACGCGGCTCGCCGACATCACGTCCGCGCTCGGCGCCGATGCCGCGCAGCCGGCCGGGTTCGCGGGCGCAGCGCTCTTCCTTTGCGGGTTCCTGGTGCGGTGGGGTGCGGCGCCGTTCTACGCCTGGCTGCCCCACCTGCTGCGCGACCCTTCGCCGCGCGCCGCGCTGTTCGCCGGTACCTCCATCTGGATGGGACTCGGCGTGGTCATCGTGCGTCTGGTCGCCGCGCTCGCGCCGCTCGGCCATTCCCTCGCCGTGCTCCTCGCGCTCGTGGCGGTAGTGGCCTTCCTGTTCGGGACCTCCAACCTGCGGCCACGAAGGGACGCGAGGTGCCTGCTGTCGTACCTGCTCGTGGCGCAGTCGGGCTTCGTGATCGCGGCGCTTGCGACGCCGGGCCCGCGGGCCGTTTCGGCGGCGCTCGCCGCCACGCTGGTGGTGGCTGCAGCCAACGCCGCGATCCTGCTCGTCCTCACCGACTCGACGGCCCGCGGGCCGGTCACCGGACCCGGCGACTTCCGCGCGATCGTTGGGCGCTCACCCTTCGTGGCCGTGCCGCTCGTCACCGGTCTCCTGGCGCTCGCCGCGCTCCCGCCGACCGCGGGGTTCCTGGCCCGGTGGCGCCTCCTCGACGCCGCCTGGCGCGAGGGATGGTGGGCACCGGCGCTGGCCGGGTTGGCCGCCAGCACCGTTCTCGCGTTCCTCGCGCTCGCCCTGGTGCGTCAGCTGCTGGTACGCGGGGACAGCGGGCGCGGGGCCGCCGCCGCTCCTCCGCCCGCGCGCGTTGCGCTGAAGGTGGCCTGGGCGCTCGCGATCCTGCTGCTCGTCCTGGCGCTGGCTCCGGGGCCGCTCCATCGCGGCGCCGACTTCCTGTCCCACTTCGTGATCTGACCTGACGGGCTTTGCTCCGCGGCACGCGCGCCGGTAGATTGACTCGTACATCGCATCAGGCATCGGTCTCCCTATCACCCATCACCTTTCGAAAGGCCTGCGCCGTGGCCCCCGTCATCGGCCAACCCGCTCCCGATTTCTCGCTGCCCTCGACCGCAGGGAAGGATGTCACGCTGTCGTCGTTCCGCGGAGACTCCAGCGCCCTGCTCGCTTTCTTCCCGCTCGCTTTCACCAGCACCTGCACCGCGGAACTGGGCTCGTTCTCCGCGGATTACCCGCAATTCGAGGCGCTCGGCACCCGCGTGCTCCCGGTCAGCGTGGACTCGATCCCGTCGCTCCGAAAGTTCAAGGCGAAGGAACGGCTCTCGATTGACCTGCTGTCGGACTTCAACCGGGACGTCTGCCGTCTTTACGACACCCTGCTCGCGGACAAGTTCTTCTCGCGACGCGCGTACT
Proteins encoded in this region:
- a CDS encoding NADH-quinone oxidoreductase subunit J gives rise to the protein MNWAGFGFGASATIAVLGAAVVALARGAAPAIAGFALSMLGVAGVCLTLGDDFLAILIVLVMSAALPAGLLAAAKIAPAAARPPRRSRVSVAIVIGLAAFAGLTALVLGTEWPPAGGQRETAAVWVGWGLLTDSVAALELVGALLAVAAIAALVLARAATGPREEVEDRSPRP
- a CDS encoding proton-conducting transporter membrane subunit; translation: MSRLVALAPELALVWTSVTLFAMMPGRRRRASGVVLVGGGIAALAAAIGTIGVSDEFLYLAYRVDAYSQAAKGIVIAGLVLAGTTRGATGHPEPAAEDQFFLVVAAMGLVVAASLVDVLALFLALEITSVAMIALAGLGSLADGHRGWGRLTSTSLTPSALGALGLALLVGATGATRLADITSALGADAAQPAGFAGAALFLCGFLVRWGAAPFYAWLPHLLRDPSPRAALFAGTSIWMGLGVVIVRLVAALAPLGHSLAVLLALVAVVAFLFGTSNLRPRRDARCLLSYLLVAQSGFVIAALATPGPRAVSAALAATLVVAAANAAILLVLTDSTARGPVTGPGDFRAIVGRSPFVAVPLVTGLLALAALPPTAGFLARWRLLDAAWREGWWAPALAGLAASTVLAFLALALVRQLLVRGDSGRGAAAAPPPARVALKVAWALAILLLVLALAPGPLHRGADFLSHFVI
- a CDS encoding redoxin domain-containing protein — its product is MAPVIGQPAPDFSLPSTAGKDVTLSSFRGDSSALLAFFPLAFTSTCTAELGSFSADYPQFEALGTRVLPVSVDSIPSLRKFKAKERLSIDLLSDFNRDVCRLYDTLLADKFFSRRAYFLVDKAGTLRWAHTETELGHRRQDEELIAQIRAL